Proteins co-encoded in one Coxiella burnetii genomic window:
- a CDS encoding SDR family NAD(P)-dependent oxidoreductase: MLLKDKVVIVTGSTTGIGAAIATACVAQGAKVMIHGRDESRAREMVQKLGKEKSAYYLSQLSDEGIQSSLGLVEATLDHFGRVDSLINNAAKSPRNDIDSVTVEEFDWIVRLNLRSPLFLTQAVVKAFRKQGGGGTVVNIGSINAYCGEAVLLVYSMTKGALMTMTRSLGNALGKEGIRVNQLNVGWTLTENESKIKESQGFPENWESKIPPTYAPSGRLIHPEDVARHAVFWASDVSAPANAVVYELEQYPVIGRNLINEIPLDIFK; the protein is encoded by the coding sequence ATGCTTTTAAAAGATAAAGTTGTTATCGTAACAGGTTCCACGACAGGTATCGGTGCTGCCATTGCGACAGCTTGCGTGGCTCAAGGAGCCAAAGTAATGATCCACGGTCGCGATGAATCGCGGGCCCGTGAAATGGTTCAAAAATTAGGTAAGGAAAAGTCCGCCTATTATCTGTCGCAGCTTTCCGATGAAGGTATTCAAAGCAGTTTGGGGTTAGTCGAGGCGACTTTGGACCATTTCGGTCGCGTGGATAGTTTGATTAATAACGCAGCCAAATCCCCGCGCAACGATATCGACAGCGTGACGGTGGAAGAGTTTGATTGGATCGTGCGCCTTAATCTTCGTTCGCCATTATTTTTAACGCAAGCGGTTGTGAAAGCGTTTAGAAAACAAGGTGGGGGGGGCACCGTGGTTAATATCGGTTCGATTAATGCTTATTGTGGTGAGGCTGTTTTATTAGTTTATTCCATGACAAAGGGTGCATTAATGACGATGACGCGTAGTTTAGGCAATGCGTTGGGCAAAGAAGGTATTCGCGTTAATCAGCTCAATGTGGGATGGACGCTAACCGAAAATGAAAGCAAAATTAAAGAAAGCCAAGGATTTCCAGAAAATTGGGAATCTAAAATTCCGCCAACCTACGCGCCCTCTGGGCGCTTGATTCATCCTGAGGATGTCGCACGACATGCGGTATTTTGGGCGTCGGACGTTTCCGCGCCGGCAAACGCAGTGGTTTATGAGTTGGAACAATATCCAGTGATTGGCCGGAATTTAATTAATGAAATTCCATTAGATATTTTTAAATGA
- the manD gene encoding D-mannonate dehydratase ManD codes for MKITDAKVFVCSPGRNFVTVKIYTDEGIYGLGDGTLNGRELAVASYLEDHLLPCLIGKDPSQIEDIWQYFYKGAYWRRGPVTMSAIGAIDMALWDIKGKALKTPVYNLLGGRSRKGVMVYGHANGKDVEETVDEVGKYIEKGYLAIRAQTGVPGLPSTYGVSPDKLFYEPAEKGLPPENVWSTEKYLNHVPKLFKKLRDVYGDDPHLLHDCHHRLTPIEAGRLGKELEPYHLFWLEDTVPAELQEGFRIIRNHTTTPLAVGEVFNVIYDCTTLITEQLIDYIRMSIVHGGGLTPMMKIASFADIYHVRTGCHGPTDVSPVTMAAALHFETAINNFGIQEFMRHTPETDEVFPHHYYFENGYLNVKDEPGLGVDFDEKLAAKYPYERAYLPINRKLDGTMYNW; via the coding sequence ATGAAAATTACCGATGCAAAAGTTTTTGTATGCTCCCCGGGTCGCAATTTCGTAACGGTAAAAATTTACACGGATGAAGGAATATACGGCTTAGGTGATGGAACGCTAAACGGTCGTGAACTGGCTGTCGCTTCTTATTTAGAAGATCATCTTCTTCCCTGTTTGATCGGTAAGGACCCTTCGCAAATTGAAGATATCTGGCAATATTTTTATAAAGGCGCTTATTGGCGCCGCGGTCCAGTGACGATGTCAGCTATTGGCGCTATCGATATGGCGCTTTGGGATATCAAAGGGAAAGCTTTGAAGACGCCAGTTTACAATTTGTTAGGCGGGCGTAGCCGAAAAGGTGTGATGGTGTATGGTCATGCGAATGGAAAAGATGTCGAAGAGACGGTTGATGAAGTGGGTAAATATATTGAAAAGGGTTATCTCGCCATTCGTGCTCAGACCGGCGTTCCTGGGTTGCCAAGCACTTATGGTGTTTCCCCTGATAAACTATTTTACGAACCCGCCGAAAAAGGATTGCCTCCTGAAAACGTTTGGTCTACTGAAAAATACCTCAATCACGTTCCTAAATTATTTAAAAAATTACGTGATGTTTATGGCGATGATCCGCATCTGTTACACGATTGCCATCATCGGTTAACGCCCATTGAAGCCGGCCGTTTGGGGAAAGAATTAGAGCCGTACCATTTATTTTGGTTAGAAGACACAGTGCCTGCTGAATTGCAAGAAGGTTTTCGTATTATTCGCAACCACACCACCACGCCGCTGGCCGTTGGTGAAGTATTTAATGTCATTTATGATTGCACCACCCTAATTACGGAACAATTAATCGATTATATTCGCATGTCGATTGTGCACGGTGGGGGCCTGACGCCCATGATGAAAATCGCTTCATTTGCCGATATTTACCACGTGCGAACCGGTTGCCATGGTCCAACGGATGTTTCCCCCGTTACGATGGCAGCGGCTTTGCATTTTGAAACGGCGATTAATAATTTTGGCATTCAGGAGTTTATGCGTCATACTCCTGAAACTGACGAAGTTTTTCCTCATCACTATTATTTTGAAAATGGCTATCTCAACGTGAAAGACGAGCCGGGGCTAGGTGTAGATTTCGATGAGAAACTCGCCGCAAAATACCCTTATGAGCGGGCTTATCTGCCGATTAATCGTAAGTTAGATGGAACTATGTATAATTGGTAA
- a CDS encoding lanthionine synthetase LanC family protein, with product MREHAQTDNKFMIAWCHGAPGIGLARLNMQTIWDDPLMGQEIDRAMQTTFNEGFGFHTNLCHGDLGNLDFLLEVSQRNPSKNRQLAYQARAAFVVERIKKDGISLQIKGTMPLPGLMLGLAGVAYQLMRIAKPQEVPSILLLTNGS from the coding sequence ATTCGTGAGCACGCCCAAACCGATAATAAATTTATGATCGCTTGGTGTCATGGCGCGCCAGGCATTGGCTTGGCTCGATTGAATATGCAAACCATTTGGGACGACCCTTTGATGGGACAAGAAATCGATCGGGCGATGCAAACGACCTTTAACGAAGGCTTTGGTTTTCATACCAATCTTTGCCACGGTGATCTGGGTAATCTTGATTTCTTGCTGGAAGTGAGCCAAAGAAATCCTTCCAAAAATCGACAATTGGCCTACCAAGCCCGTGCGGCATTCGTGGTAGAACGTATCAAAAAAGATGGTATCTCTTTGCAAATAAAAGGTACCATGCCCCTTCCAGGACTTATGCTGGGCTTAGCCGGGGTTGCCTATCAGCTAATGCGTATTGCTAAACCTCAAGAGGTGCCTTCGATATTACTTCTAACGAATGGTAGCTAA
- a CDS encoding 6-phosphofructokinase, whose product MSKKNVFYAQSGGATAVINATACGVIQTAAQYPTKIGKVLAGRNGIIGALKEELIDTSLESLENIAALRHTPSSAFGSCRYKLNNIHHDRRQYERLIEVFKAHDIGYVFYNGGGDSQDTTHKISQLSQLMDYPLVCIGLPKTIDNDLPFTDNCPGFGSVAKYIAVSTQEAALDVRGMCATSTKIFILEVMGRHAGWIAASSALGKSQPDDAPHLILFPEVPFQTEQFLTKVSRSVEKNGYCVIVASEGIRHPDGRFVAESGLHDAFGHEQLGGVAPILARLIKKRLNFKYHWAVADYLQRAARHIASQTDLDQAYALGKTAVEFALAGKSDVMLTIQREMGSDYKWRIGTAPLCEVANVEHKMPSHYISEDGFGITEACYTYLKPLIEGESYPPYKNGVPDYVTLKNQLVAKKLKEAFAV is encoded by the coding sequence ATGAGCAAAAAAAACGTCTTCTACGCCCAATCGGGCGGTGCCACGGCGGTGATTAATGCGACAGCCTGCGGAGTCATACAAACAGCCGCTCAATATCCCACTAAAATTGGAAAAGTTCTGGCGGGACGTAACGGGATTATTGGTGCTCTTAAAGAGGAGCTCATTGATACCAGTCTGGAGTCTCTTGAAAATATCGCTGCTTTGCGGCACACCCCTTCGAGCGCTTTTGGGTCCTGCCGCTATAAACTGAACAATATCCATCACGATCGCCGTCAATATGAGCGGCTTATCGAAGTTTTTAAAGCGCATGATATCGGCTACGTGTTTTACAACGGCGGTGGCGATTCCCAAGACACCACGCATAAAATTTCGCAGTTAAGCCAACTAATGGATTATCCCCTGGTTTGCATTGGTCTACCCAAAACCATCGATAACGATCTCCCTTTTACTGATAATTGTCCGGGCTTTGGTTCTGTTGCTAAATATATTGCTGTTTCCACTCAAGAAGCGGCTTTGGATGTACGCGGTATGTGTGCGACCTCGACCAAGATTTTTATTCTGGAGGTCATGGGGCGCCATGCGGGCTGGATTGCGGCGTCGTCTGCATTGGGAAAATCCCAACCTGACGACGCGCCACACTTGATTCTATTTCCCGAAGTTCCCTTCCAAACCGAACAATTCCTAACAAAAGTAAGCAGATCCGTTGAAAAAAATGGGTATTGTGTCATTGTGGCTTCTGAAGGTATCCGTCATCCCGACGGACGATTTGTAGCGGAATCCGGATTGCACGACGCTTTTGGCCATGAACAATTAGGCGGGGTGGCACCTATTTTAGCAAGGCTGATCAAAAAACGACTTAATTTTAAATACCATTGGGCCGTTGCGGATTATTTACAACGAGCGGCCCGCCACATTGCCTCTCAAACGGATCTTGATCAAGCGTACGCTCTAGGAAAAACCGCCGTGGAATTCGCGCTTGCTGGAAAATCCGATGTGATGCTCACCATCCAACGCGAAATGGGTTCTGATTATAAGTGGCGCATCGGCACGGCTCCCTTGTGCGAAGTCGCTAATGTGGAGCACAAAATGCCAAGCCATTATATCAGCGAAGACGGATTTGGCATCACAGAAGCTTGCTATACGTATCTTAAACCTCTGATTGAAGGGGAAAGCTACCCCCCTTATAAAAATGGGGTACCCGATTACGTCACCCTAAAAAACCAGTTGGTTGCAAAGAAATTGAAGGAAGCTTTTGCTGTTTAG
- a CDS encoding lanthionine synthetase LanC family protein — protein sequence MKKLPYPLAPPELLLYEEAKRLEHFLWLKENAKPLIFSEDILAAEIGDLLSNNIPYFSSTADGKTAYSAEKRSLSLAIRLSGLTRVKQHLTHHFNEKDLRLQLAIIENSFTALQLDQSGFLPREKKWSLKTPTLPAENIKNEALALAKKALDQLVDYAIIGEERIMWPSIDLVGIDAWSAGFTDIDLYRGVAGVALAFAYGASINKNKTYEKIARLGLNSIIDVLSTEKEKAIHSVGGFSGLGGLIYALSIFNRFIPDKRIRPTLATLLTWADSFIEKDHTLDIVGGCAGFIASVIAARALIDSNTLMALLTIATDHLLTQYPEPDKLPDSLENKYSDQPLLGFSHGIAGFTWALAKANEFLHDKKIESWIKNALAYERCRFDAKKITGRMFAPPFVSTPKPIINL from the coding sequence ATGAAGAAACTTCCGTATCCGCTAGCGCCCCCTGAGCTGCTGCTGTACGAGGAAGCAAAGCGCCTTGAACATTTTCTTTGGCTCAAAGAAAACGCAAAGCCGCTGATTTTTTCTGAGGATATTTTAGCGGCTGAAATCGGCGATCTGCTCTCAAATAATATTCCCTATTTCTCATCGACAGCCGATGGAAAAACAGCCTACAGCGCTGAAAAACGTTCACTTTCACTAGCCATTCGTTTATCCGGCCTAACGCGTGTGAAACAACATTTAACGCACCATTTCAATGAAAAAGACTTACGTTTGCAGTTGGCGATTATCGAAAATAGCTTTACCGCTTTACAACTTGACCAATCCGGTTTTTTGCCCCGCGAAAAAAAATGGTCGCTTAAAACACCCACATTGCCAGCAGAAAATATTAAAAACGAAGCCTTGGCTTTAGCGAAAAAAGCATTAGATCAACTCGTGGATTACGCTATTATCGGTGAGGAACGCATCATGTGGCCATCGATTGATTTGGTGGGTATCGATGCCTGGTCGGCTGGATTTACCGATATCGATTTATATCGAGGTGTTGCGGGCGTTGCGCTCGCTTTTGCGTACGGGGCTTCTATTAATAAAAACAAAACGTACGAAAAAATCGCTCGCCTGGGATTAAATAGCATTATCGATGTCCTTTCAACAGAAAAAGAAAAGGCCATTCATTCTGTCGGCGGTTTTTCCGGGTTGGGTGGTTTAATTTACGCGTTATCGATTTTTAATCGATTTATACCCGATAAACGTATTCGCCCCACCTTGGCCACCTTGCTCACTTGGGCGGATTCCTTCATCGAAAAAGATCACACTTTGGATATTGTTGGCGGTTGTGCCGGTTTTATCGCCTCAGTAATAGCCGCTCGCGCGTTAATCGATTCCAATACATTGATGGCGTTATTGACGATAGCAACTGATCATCTCCTCACGCAATACCCCGAGCCAGACAAATTGCCGGACAGTTTGGAAAATAAATACAGCGACCAGCCATTGCTTGGTTTCTCGCATGGTATTGCGGGATTTACTTGGGCGCTTGCAAAAGCCAATGAATTTTTACACGACAAAAAAATCGAGTCATGGATTAAAAACGCACTGGCTTATGAGCGTTGCCGTTTTGATGCAAAAAAAATAACTGGCCGGATGTTCGCACCGCCATTCGTGAGCACGCCCAAACCGATAATAAATTTATGA
- the eda gene encoding bifunctional 4-hydroxy-2-oxoglutarate aldolase/2-dehydro-3-deoxy-phosphogluconate aldolase: MIGLGCFSILDVLRKPVRVTKVYRIREMDIHNILKKNPILPVIVLDKYEHALPLADALMEGGITTLEITLRTPVALEAIELLKSKMPECIVGAGTVVKPAQFFEIKQAGADFAVSPGISSELIERAEKENIPYLPAIATPSEILLAIQHKLSLLKFFPAGLNGGVAALRNFMSVFPAIRFCPTGGIDQGNMMDYFSLKNVICVGGSWLAPKNLVESHRWNAITELAQKAIKTLNN, translated from the coding sequence GTGATAGGGTTAGGGTGTTTTTCGATTCTTGACGTTCTGCGCAAGCCAGTGCGGGTAACGAAAGTCTATAGAATTAGGGAAATGGACATACATAATATTCTTAAAAAAAACCCTATCCTTCCTGTCATCGTACTTGATAAGTATGAACACGCTTTACCGCTTGCCGATGCTTTAATGGAAGGCGGCATCACCACACTTGAAATCACTTTAAGGACACCGGTTGCGCTCGAGGCGATCGAACTTTTAAAAAGCAAAATGCCCGAATGTATTGTTGGGGCCGGAACCGTTGTAAAACCGGCGCAATTTTTTGAAATCAAACAGGCGGGTGCGGATTTTGCGGTAAGTCCTGGGATTTCAAGTGAATTGATCGAAAGGGCGGAGAAAGAAAATATCCCTTATTTACCTGCGATCGCTACGCCCTCTGAGATATTATTAGCGATTCAACACAAACTCTCTCTTTTAAAATTTTTTCCGGCCGGATTAAACGGAGGGGTTGCAGCATTGCGTAATTTTATGAGCGTTTTTCCTGCTATCCGTTTTTGCCCAACCGGAGGAATCGATCAAGGAAATATGATGGACTATTTTTCGTTAAAAAATGTCATTTGCGTTGGAGGCTCTTGGCTTGCGCCGAAGAATCTCGTTGAAAGCCACCGATGGAATGCTATTACCGAATTAGCACAAAAAGCGATTAAAACATTAAATAATTAA
- a CDS encoding IS110-like element IS1111A family transposase, with translation MKDIKILGVDIAKDVFQLCGIDEWGKVIYTRRVKRAQYVSTVASLKVGCVVMEACGGANHWYRTFMGMGIPTQLISPQHVKPYVKSNKNDRNDAQAIAEAASRASMRFVRGKTVEQQDVQALLKIRDRLVKSRTALINEIRGLLQEYGLTMARGAKRFYEELPLILASEAVGLTPRMKRVLNCLYTELLNRDEAIGDYEEELKAVAKANEDCQRVQSIPGVGYLTALSVYASVGDIHQFHRSRQLSAFIGLVPRQHSSGNKEVLLGISKRGNVMLRTLLIHGARALLRHVKNKTDKKSLWLKALIERRGMNRACVALANKNAPIIWALLTRQETYRCGA, from the coding sequence ATGAAAGATATTAAAATACTGGGTGTTGATATTGCAAAAGATGTTTTTCAACTGTGTGGAATTGATGAGTGGGGTAAAGTGATCTACACGAGACGGGTTAAGCGTGCTCAGTATGTATCCACCGTAGCCAGTCTTAAGGTGGGCTGCGTGGTGATGGAAGCGTGTGGAGGAGCGAACCATTGGTATCGGACGTTTATGGGGATGGGTATCCCAACGCAGTTGATCAGTCCGCAGCACGTCAAACCGTATGTCAAAAGTAACAAGAATGATCGTAACGATGCGCAGGCGATAGCTGAAGCGGCTTCCCGCGCCTCGATGCGGTTTGTGCGGGGTAAAACGGTGGAACAACAAGACGTTCAAGCGCTGTTAAAGATACGCGATCGTTTAGTCAAAAGCCGCACGGCGCTGATCAATGAGATTCGGGGGTTGTTGCAAGAATACGGACTCACGATGGCGCGTGGTGCCAAGCGATTTTATGAAGAGCTCCCGTTGATTTTAGCGAGCGAAGCGGTGGGATTAACACCGCGGATGAAACGGGTGTTGAATTGTTTGTATACCGAATTGTTGAACCGGGACGAAGCGATTGGTGATTACGAGGAGGAATTAAAAGCGGTGGCAAAAGCCAATGAGGATTGTCAACGGGTACAGAGCATCCCGGGGGTGGGTTATTTAACGGCGCTCTCGGTTTATGCGAGCGTGGGTGACATTCATCAATTTCATCGTTCCCGGCAGTTGTCGGCGTTTATTGGGTTGGTCCCTCGACAACATTCGAGTGGGAATAAGGAGGTGTTGTTGGGGATTAGTAAACGCGGCAATGTGATGTTAAGGACGTTATTGATTCATGGCGCCCGTGCGCTATTGCGTCATGTAAAAAATAAAACGGATAAAAAGAGTCTGTGGTTAAAAGCACTCATTGAGCGCCGCGGAATGAATCGCGCTTGTGTGGCGTTAGCGAATAAAAATGCGCCGATCATTTGGGCGCTTTTAACACGCCAAGAAACGTATCGCTGTGGCGCCTAA
- a CDS encoding thioredoxin family protein: MALTPSKMIPLGTKAPDFNLPDAVSGKKMSLAQLKSNKATVIMFICNHCPFVQHIQEKLVEVAKEYQAKGIQFIAINSNDIENYPEDSPEKMKITAEEFDYPFPYLFDESQEIAKAYQAECTPDFYVFDKNLACVYRGRFDSATPGRDTPVTGEDLRSALDNILAGNLVDPNQQPSQGCNIKWKK, from the coding sequence ATGGCTCTCACGCCCTCTAAAATGATTCCGCTCGGCACCAAAGCCCCCGATTTTAATTTGCCCGACGCCGTCAGCGGTAAAAAAATGTCGCTCGCTCAATTAAAATCAAATAAAGCGACAGTCATTATGTTCATTTGTAATCATTGCCCTTTTGTCCAACATATCCAAGAAAAATTAGTGGAGGTGGCAAAAGAATACCAAGCTAAAGGCATTCAGTTTATTGCTATTAATTCTAACGATATCGAAAACTATCCCGAAGATTCTCCGGAAAAAATGAAAATAACGGCTGAAGAATTTGATTATCCTTTCCCCTATTTATTTGATGAAAGTCAAGAAATTGCAAAAGCCTACCAGGCGGAATGCACGCCTGATTTTTATGTTTTTGATAAAAACCTCGCTTGCGTTTACCGCGGCCGATTCGACAGCGCCACCCCCGGCCGCGACACTCCAGTCACCGGAGAAGACCTTCGTAGCGCATTGGATAATATATTAGCTGGAAACCTTGTCGATCCCAATCAACAACCCAGCCAGGGGTGTAACATTAAATGGAAGAAATAA
- a CDS encoding exopolysaccharide biosynthesis protein — MEEINHARRSSDILKEIAQHKPDGKITYHDILQKLGYRAFGLVLLFFALPSALPFSAIPGVSFIFSIPIAIFAFQMIIAQKALWLPKFIGERTIPYEKVSKIIHKVSPFLIKIEHLLKPRLYFMTKGFMKIMSGVVLFCLAIFLTLPIPFSNFLFALLIIVISLGLIEKDGLFIILGYIGTALYISFMYVFIFGAIKALF, encoded by the coding sequence ATGGAAGAAATAAATCATGCCAGGCGTTCCTCCGATATTTTGAAAGAGATTGCTCAGCATAAACCTGATGGAAAAATAACTTATCATGATATTTTGCAAAAATTAGGCTATCGTGCCTTTGGGCTGGTGTTATTATTTTTCGCATTGCCGAGTGCCTTACCGTTTTCGGCAATTCCCGGCGTTTCTTTTATTTTTAGTATCCCTATTGCGATTTTCGCCTTTCAAATGATCATTGCTCAAAAAGCACTTTGGTTACCGAAATTTATTGGCGAACGCACCATCCCTTACGAGAAGGTATCAAAAATTATTCATAAGGTTTCACCTTTTTTAATTAAAATAGAGCACCTATTAAAACCGAGACTTTACTTCATGACGAAAGGCTTCATGAAAATTATGAGCGGAGTTGTTCTCTTTTGCCTTGCGATTTTTTTAACCTTGCCGATCCCTTTCAGTAATTTTTTATTCGCTCTTTTAATAATAGTTATCAGTCTTGGACTTATAGAAAAAGACGGGCTTTTCATCATCCTCGGGTATATAGGAACGGCCCTTTATATAAGCTTTATGTATGTATTTATTTTCGGAGCGATTAAAGCGCTTTTCTAA
- a CDS encoding protease inhibitor I42 family protein, producing the protein MVRNPFWDIVRNGREKKTMRNILLSLFLLFSLTAALAAPETEFTDPNKPVVVSADSPHIVLKIKSNPTTGYSWFLVDYDYQLLSPESHQYIRPSGNLVGAPGFEIWQFAVNADAFRVPQVTKISLQSIRPWTVPVNGRKLKFVVIIHSEKTPALEKKEGQ; encoded by the coding sequence TTGGTAAGAAATCCTTTTTGGGATATTGTGAGGAATGGAAGAGAGAAAAAAACGATGAGAAATATTCTACTAAGCCTTTTTTTACTGTTTTCACTAACCGCGGCTCTCGCTGCACCAGAAACTGAGTTTACCGATCCTAATAAACCCGTTGTGGTTTCGGCTGATTCTCCTCACATTGTGCTTAAAATAAAGTCCAACCCAACCACGGGTTATTCGTGGTTCCTCGTCGATTACGACTACCAGTTGCTTTCGCCGGAAAGCCATCAGTACATTCGACCAAGTGGGAATTTAGTCGGCGCGCCAGGTTTTGAAATTTGGCAGTTTGCTGTAAATGCAGACGCTTTTCGAGTGCCCCAGGTGACAAAAATTAGTTTACAGAGTATCCGCCCCTGGACCGTTCCCGTTAACGGACGCAAATTGAAGTTTGTTGTTATCATCCATTCTGAAAAAACACCTGCTTTGGAGAAAAAGGAAGGCCAGTAA